In the genome of Pongo pygmaeus isolate AG05252 chromosome 9, NHGRI_mPonPyg2-v2.0_pri, whole genome shotgun sequence, one region contains:
- the PTH gene encoding parathyroid hormone isoform X1 — translation MGVCMCCFEPIVEIQRIGSDIICNNKRASLVKMIPAKGMAKVMIVMLAICFLTKSDGKSVKKRSVSEIQLMHNLGKHLNSMERVEWLRKKLQDVHNFVALGAPLAPRDAGSQRPRKKEDNVLVESHEKSLGEADKADVNVLTKAKSQ, via the exons atgggtgtgtgtatgtgctgcTTTGAACCTATAGTTGAGATCCAGAGAATTGGGAGTGACATCATCTGTAACAATAAAAGAGCCTC TTTAGTGAAGATGATACCTGCAAAAGGCATGGCTAAAGTAATGATTGTCATGTTGGCAATTTGTTTTCTTACAAAATCGGATGGGAAATCTGTTAA GAAGAGATCTGTGAGTGAAATACAGCTTATGCATAACCTGGGAAAACATCTGAACTCGATGGAGAGAGTAGAATGGCTGCGTAAGAAGCTGCAGGATGTGCACAATTTTGTTGCCCTTGGAGCTCCTCTAGCTCCCAGAGATGCTGGTTCCCAGAGGCCCCGAAAAAAGGAAGACAATGTCTTGGTTGAGAGCCATGAAAAAAGTCTTGGAGAGGCAGACAAAGCTGATGTGAATGTATTAACTAAAGCTAAATCccagtga
- the PTH gene encoding parathyroid hormone isoform X2, with translation MIPAKGMAKVMIVMLAICFLTKSDGKSVKKRSVSEIQLMHNLGKHLNSMERVEWLRKKLQDVHNFVALGAPLAPRDAGSQRPRKKEDNVLVESHEKSLGEADKADVNVLTKAKSQ, from the exons ATGATACCTGCAAAAGGCATGGCTAAAGTAATGATTGTCATGTTGGCAATTTGTTTTCTTACAAAATCGGATGGGAAATCTGTTAA GAAGAGATCTGTGAGTGAAATACAGCTTATGCATAACCTGGGAAAACATCTGAACTCGATGGAGAGAGTAGAATGGCTGCGTAAGAAGCTGCAGGATGTGCACAATTTTGTTGCCCTTGGAGCTCCTCTAGCTCCCAGAGATGCTGGTTCCCAGAGGCCCCGAAAAAAGGAAGACAATGTCTTGGTTGAGAGCCATGAAAAAAGTCTTGGAGAGGCAGACAAAGCTGATGTGAATGTATTAACTAAAGCTAAATCccagtga